The window GTTCTCACAGTTAGCCAGAGGCCATAACTGCACTGTCTATACTTGAATGACAGCTGTATATCTCTGCCCCAAAATGATAGTGTCTGGAAACAATAAGCTTGctgcattcattttttattgctgtgcAACAAATTCACTCTTAAAATGTCACtgatttattatctcacagttttaaTTGGTCAGCAGTCTGGCCGTAAACTTAAAACTGCACTAAAAATAGtctgtcatacacacacacacatacacatatatatgtgtgtatgtgtatggtgtatatatatatacatatacacatacacacaagttcTATTGGTCCATAATTCTTCCTACCTAAGAAACTAGGGATACTATTTTAGATTCTTTCCTGTGTGCCTATTCTAGATCTCTTTCATCTGTTATTGACGGTTTCTTAGATTTTAAGCACCTGTTCCAAGTTTGTCCAATAAGTATCAAGtcttactttgttcttttcccctcATCCACCTTCCTTTACTATCTGGTCCCCAACCTTTTCTTGCACCCAAAAGTAACTAGTGAAAAAATCATTGTGTATCTTTCCATATCTTTTTCTATGTTCATATGAGCATAATAATAGTAAGCATAATGTACTTCATAAATAAATTGCATCTTGCTTATCTCATTTCTTCAGGTATACTGGTACAGatttaacttattattttaatggctccATAATAGTCCGTGTCACAGATGTGCTACAAGTTGCCAAACTATTCTTCTACTGATAAACATTCCCCTTTCTTACATTTTTAGAATCACTACAAGCAGtgattttttattgtattatttattattttatttttgcagtgggaggaggtaattaagtttgtttatttttagaagaggtactggggattgaacccaggacctcatgcatgctaagcatgcactctaccacttgagctatatcctcaccCCCAGTGTTTTAATAACATGCTTGCTCATATGTCTTTATGTACTGGTGTTTTTATTCCTGTGGGATATGCTCCCAGCAGCaaaattaaaatggtatataGCTTTACAATTTTTTACTGCTTTACCCATCAGTGTATGAAGGTACTCTTTCCCCACATATCTGTAATACTATGTgctatctttcttttaaaacttgtgGCAACCTGATGGGTATAGTGATACCTCATTGATACCTTagtatgcatttccctgattaatAGGTGAATTTGACAGTGacatcataaataataaaatgcttagaaataaatttaaccaaagaggataaaaacttgtacacagaaaactacaaaccattgCTGGAATAATTTAAAGATCTAactaaatggaaagatatttattAGTTTCtgagggctgccataacaaagtgccacaaaaggagtggcttagaacaacagaaatttgtcttGCAGTTCTGGAAGCAAGAAGTCTAAagtcaaggtatcagcagggccaTACTCTCAGAAACGTATAAGAGAAGTATCCTTCTTTGCTTCTACCTAGATTCTTGTGATTTTCCAGCAATCATTGTATTGTAGATACATAGGTCCAATCCTCCATCTTCACAGGGCATTCTCCCTATGTGTCTGTATCTTCACAAGGTGTTCTTTTTTAAGGATACAAGTCATATTGGTTTAATGGGCCCACCTTACTCCATTATGGCCTCATCCTAACTATTTCAGTAACAatgctatttcaaaataaagttacatAATGAAGTATTGGAGTTTATGACTTCAACATATGTTTTTGGGGAGACACAGTTTAACCCATACAAACATTCCATATGCATGGGTGTGGAGACTTCATATTATTCATATAGAAAAATTCCCCAAAGGGATCTACTAATTCAATGCAGTACCAACCAAAATCCCAATGGTATTTTTACAGAGATGAAAAGGCcaatcctcaaattcatatggaattgcaagaGACCACAAATAGCTAAAATAGTCTTGATAAGGACAAACAAAATgagaggactcacacttcctgagtctcaaaatttactacaaagctacagtaatcaaaacattgcAGTACTTGCATAATAATAGACTTAAAGATCATTGGAATAGAAATGAAAGTACATAAATAAACCCATAAATCTATGGTCAATCAATTTTAAAGAGTGCCAAAAAACATTCAATGGTGAAAGAATAGTGTCTCCAACAAATGTTCCTGGGACAATTAGATATTCACATTCACATGCCGAAGAATAAAGTTAGACCTttatctcacaccatatagaaaaattaactcaaagtacATCAAAGACCTAATGTATgggctaaaactataaaacttttggaagaaaatatacagGTAAATCTTCAGGAGCTTgtatttggcaatggattcttaaaaatgacaccaaaagcacatgcaacaaaagaaaaaatagataaattagatgATATGGATgatagaataatgaaaatcacccaatcagaacagcacaaggaaaaacaaattttaaaaaatgagaaaagtttaaTGGACCTCTGAGGCAACATCAAGAGAACTAACATTTACATTATAGGGATctccaaaggagaaaagagagagaaaggggtacAAAAGGTATTTGATTAAATTATGTCTAAAAACTTCCCAAAgctgaagaaggaaacatttccaggcacaggaagcacagagagtcccaaataGATAAACTCAAAGAGACCCATACAAAGGCATATCatagttaaaatggcaaaagttaatgacaaagaaagaattctaaagagaaaaacaaagagtcttttccctttagagaagaccctttaacaCTTTTTTAGGGTTGGTTTAATACTGATGagctcttttcatttttgcttgtctgagaagtttttatctctctttctaaTTGATAACTTTGCTGGGCAGAGTATCCTaagttgtaggtttttccctttcagcacttaaaatatatcatgCCATTTCCTCCTGGTCTGcaaattttctgaagaaaaataagctGATAACAtcatgggggttcctttgtatgtgactagtatccaaaatatttaaagtactcTTACAATTCAACATCAGAAAgacacttaatttaaaaatggacaaaggatttgagtagacatttctcagagaatatataaaaatggcTAATAagtacatgtaaaatgcttaatgTCATCAGCTAttagcaaaatgcaaatcaaaaccacaatgcccatttttcaattgggttgcttttttctttttgatatagagctttctgaaatgtttataaactttggatattaacccttattgtcatatcatttgcaaatatttccttacATCCAATAGGCTGTCTTTTCGTTTTGccaatggtttccttttctgcgCATTATCTTTTAAGTtcaactaggtcccatttgtttttgtttttgttttttgcttttatatcttttaCCTTAGGAGACAGatgcaaaagaaacaaattgcTATGATTTAGGTCAAAGGgttctgcctatgttcttttctaggagttttatggttttaggtcttacatttaggtctttaatccactttgagttaattgtttgcatatggtgtgagaaagttttataatctcattgttttacatgtagctgtccacttttcccagcactacttattaaAGACAcggtcttttctccattgtatagtcttgcctcgtttgtcatatattaattgactgtaagtgcattggtttatttcttgactctctattctgttccattgatttatgtgtctgcttttgtgccagtattATGCTGTTTTGATGccagtagctttgtagtatagtctgaagtcagagtaTGTGATacctccaggtttgttctttttctctcaagattattttgacaTTTCAGAGTCTTTTATAAttccatatgcattttaggattatttgttctagttttgtgaaaaatgtcatgggtattttgatagggtttgcactaaatctgtagattgctttgggcagtgtggaaattttaacattattaattctCCTAGTTCAAGAttacaagatatctttccatttctttataccATTTTCAAATTCcctaatcaatattttatagtttttagagaATAGgcttttcacctccttggttaagtttattccaaggtattttattctttttgatatgattgtaaatgggattgtttcattaatttctctttctaatagtttaTTATTAGAGTATAGGTAAACCATAGATTACTGCAGATTCATcatgtatcctgcaactttactgcattcatttattatttctaataggtACTGAAACAAAAACATGTATGCAGCTTTTCATAGCAAAAGCATTCATACTAGCTAAAAggtaaaaacaacacaaatatccaTTTGATtattggataaacaaaatgtggtatatgcatataatgaaatattattcatcaacaaaaaggaatgaagtcctgatacataccaaaaaaaatgaaccttgagacattatactaagtaaaagaagccaaacacaaatgaccacacattgtatgattccatttatataaagtgccCCAAATAAACAAgcccatagagacagaaagattagTGGTTCCAGGGGATGGGAAGAGGAGTAAATGGGGAGAAACTGCTTAATGTGAGCACAGTTTCCTTTttgtgtgatgaaaatgttctgaaaatagaTAGGGGTGGTGATTGCACAATGCTGTGGCTGTACTAAAAAACAAtgaatcatacatttaaaaatagtttaaatggtAAGCGttatattatgtgaattttatctcagtttttaaaaattgggcttTTAATTGAAATTGCATTTAATTTGTATTACTATTTgaacaaatttcatttttatgacgTGAATTCATCCCATCAGAGGACTTGATTTGTATATTTGTTTGGGTATCatcttatgttcttttttttttttaaattgagatatgaTTGTCATATAACATTGTTTATTTaggtttaaggtatacaacatgttgatttgatacatttatgtattgcaatatgattaccccCATAGCATCAGCTAACACCTTTATcccataaaataattaatatttctttttgtggtgataACAGTGAAGATCTAATGTATTAGAAACTTTGAAATTTATAATAGAGTATGGTTGACTCTAATCACAACACTGTGGATTAGATTTCCTGGGCTTACTTATCCGCCAGTTACAAGTTTTTACTCTTAAATAACATCTCCCCAATTTCTCCAGTCCACAGCCTCTTGTGACCATGATTCTAATCTcagtttttatgagtttggcttttaatgattccacatgtaagtgatgtgatacaatgtttgtctttctctgtgcagCCCGtctcacttaacataatgctcttaagatccattcatgttggctcaaatagcaggatttccttctttctcatggctgagtaatattccagtgtatgtgtgtgtataaaaccacatcttctttatccagccttTTGCTGACAGATGCTTAGGTTATCAACCTAAGTGCCTGTCTTATGTTCtttcatgatattttattttgttctgcttttttatttgttctatACACTTTGTATTAAattattgctaaatattttatacttttgttacTATTGTAAATTTAATATGCTGCTAATATCCATTTATTTCTGGTTATTGCTAgcatataaaagttatttctaaaatgtttgacTTGTATTTAGCCACCTTATCAAAAATAGCTCATTAATTCTAGAAATTTTTCCTATAGTTTCTTGGTTTTTCTAGGTATATAATTACATTGTTGCTTCTCTTCCAATAATACTGATTGCTTTATGTTATTGTCTTTTTCCACTTGGTaaaatctcaaaaacaatgtCAACTATAATAGTAATTGTAGGCATTCCTGTTTTGTTactaaatataatgtaaaaaatgTAGACTCACTGTTTTAAATGGTGTTTTTACTTGTCTTACTGGTTAGTACATTCAGCACAATGTTAAAGAGCAGTAGGGATCATGATTATCCTCATCCTTTAGTGGTTTTAAAGGAAATAGCTCTaacatttcatcttttaaaatgatgcttGCTGAAAATGTTTGATTGATACTTTTTATCAAGTtaaggaaattaataaatttaatcatttgacaaatatttactaagtgtcAGGTACTATTCTAGACACTTGAGACACATCAGTgaataaaaaatgggaaaaaacttTCTGTTCTAgcagagcttacattttagttaGGGAGGACAGTAAATAAGCaagatttaaaagcaaaatataaactattttagaTGATGACAAATACTAAGAAAAACTAAGTCAAGGGAGGGAAGTAGTGGGTGTTAGGGACAGGGTAGAGGTTGCAATGTCAGGCAAGGTGGTCAGAGAAAGCCCTTACTTAGGAGAAGATAACAGATAAAAAGACCTGAAAAAAGAAGGGGAGCAGGCCATGTGCATATATCAGGAAAAGCACTCTATTTAAGGGCAGACCAAGTGAaaaggccctggggtggcagCTTGTCAGGTCTATTTGAAGAACAACAAGGAGGTCAGTGTGAAGCAAAGTAAGGAAGAGAGTAGGAAGAGGTGATGAGACAGGTAAGGTGGGGTCAGATCATATTGGCCCTTGTAGACAGACCACTGTGAGGACTTGAGTTCTGAGTCTGAATGAGATGGGAACATTCCAAGGTAATGAGTAAGGGAGAGACATAATATACTTACATTTTACATGATTGTTCTGACAGCAGGTGGATAATAGACAGGGAGTGTGAGGAATAAGGTTGACAGTGGGAGACTAATCAAAAGCTGCTGCAGTAATATAGGCTTTGTACCGGGCAGGGAGCAATGGAGAGGGTGAACAATAGACAGATTCTGGGTACATGTTGAAAGGTAGACTGGCTGGAGTTGCCTATGGATCAAATGTGGatatagagagaaagaggaaCCAAGGAAGATGGCTAAGTGTCTGGTTGAACCATTTCCAGTTACTAATGGGGGTTCTATGAATAGGAATTGATTTTCATTGAATACTTTCTGGGCATCTATTCATGGTCATACAGTTTTCCTTATGTAAgttgttaatgtggtgaattacattattacattattttattttatcatgctAAATTAACTTTGTATTACCTAAGAGGCTGATATCTGGGCTACTTTCCCCCATCTTCTTcatcctctttattttttatgtgttttttaatttggagCCATGTGTTTTCATActatttatctttgaaaatgtattaCCACCATATCTTCCACCAAGTAGGCTTTTAGGAGCAAATATGGGGACCTAACTGCTGTTTGAAACATTGTTTCTATAGGTAAATGAGTTTTGAATTCCAGATACCTGATTTCCTGGTGAAATTTAGAAACTAAAGTATTCTCAGATTGCGGAAAAGACATACTTCCAATGAGAGATTTCTCAGGACCTTCAATTTCCAGCACAGTTTTCCAAAATCTCCAGTCTCAGTAGAATGCAAGCTAGGACACCTGGTCTCTGTCTTATTATGTGTGAATGATAGTGCAGTGATGTTTCTTTTTAAGGTATCCTCACCTGAGTCCCAAGAACAAGGAGTCCTTTGATGTGGGCTGTAATCTCTTTGCCAAGTTTTCTGCATACATTAAGAATACACAAAAGGAGGCAAATAAGAGTAAGATatcattttttcaatttttctccaatctttttttatttgaaatatattttatttacaattttgtgttagtttcaggtgaatagcaaagtgattcatctatatataatctttttaattatatatataatctttttcagattattttccattataggttattacaacgtattaaatatagttccctgtgctatagagtagaaacttgttgtattTTATATGCAGCagtgtttatctgttaatcccaaactcctaatttatccctccaccccccaccccctttcccctttgggaaccataagatagttttctatgtctgtgagtctgtttctgttttataaataagttcatttgtatcattttttaaagattccacatataagtgatattatatgattaTTGTCTTTGCCTGACatacttcacttattatgataatctctaggtctatccatgttgctgcaaatgacattattttatactttttttattccattgtatatacataccacatcttctttatctagtcatctgttgatggacatttaggttgcttacatgtcttggctattgtaaatagttctgctgtgaacattggggtgcatgtatctttttgaattagatttttcatcttttatggatatatgcccaggagtggcattgctggatcatatggtaactctattgttagttttttaaggaacctctatactgttctccatagtggctgcaccaaactgcattcccaccagcagtgtaggagggctcccttttctccacagcctctccagcatttgtcatctgtggacttttgaatgatggccattctgactggtgtgacgtgatacctcattgtagttttgatttgcatttctctaataattagtgatgttgagcatcttttcatgtgcatgttggctatctgtatgtcttctttggagaaatgttctCTCTTCTGAAATTCCTTTGTATGAAGTTTTATTGCCTTTAGAACCTAAGATTCAATATAGCAATTACCAACCTTGCACAATTAGAACATTGACATGCCAGATGTGAAATAACTGCAGGATTGTATTTCTTAACCCCTGCAACTTTCCCAGTCCTGTGTACCTCTAAGGTTTCTGAAACCATAGCACCTACCATCTCCCACAAGCATTCTTGAATAGGTTTACTATTCTCTGAGTCATGAGAGCTATTATTTTCTGATTCCACTTTCTGACTCTTCTATGTTaagtaataatatatattacttttctttctttctttctttgactccTCCCAATGTAACTCCTCAATAAAAGTCCAAAAATATTTCCACTCGCTATTTGATTAAACATCTGATTCTGTCTTATTAGGTGGTAGTCAAGCATTCTAGTtaactatatatattttgaagagcCAGTGTAAACAGTGTGTATAGATAGAGATATCTAAGtatatgaaaaacattttgagaaTGTATTTAGTCATGAAGACAATACATTTATAAGTAACCCTATGACTTCATTGCCTCAGATTTTGAAAAATCTCTGCTTAGAGAATTTAAGCGTCTGGATGACTACTTAAACACCCCACTTCTGGATGAAATTGATCCAGACAGTGCTGAGGAACTCACAGTTTCCAGAAGATTGTTCTTGGATGGGGATCAGCTGACACTGGCTGACTGCAGTTTGTTACCAAAACTGAACATTATTAAAGTAAGTCTTTATAGGGCAGGCTGAATGATTGGGAGCAATTTGGGAGTTGCCAGCAGGAAGCACAGTAACCATTCAGTGTGAGGTTTTTATATGATGACTTCGTCATCATCATTATGCATAGTGTatgtctcctttttctcctcagagGAAAAGTCCAGAATTATCTCCTCTGGGAAACATAAAAactgcctgtttcttttttcctaaagtgTTTTCTACTGCCTTGTCTATAGAACAAGGGTAATATTACCCATTTCATGGAatagttgagaaaattaaataaattaaggtatgtgaaatacttagaacagtgtctggatCATAACAAGTGACAATAATGTGggctattaatattattattatgatataaacattaatttaacaaatttgtACTGAACAGAACTTATTCTATCTCAGGTGCTATGCCAGACACagagaatacataaaaaataagacaCTGTCAGGATCCTAAACAAACTTTTAGTCCTGGGGAGACATATGTGCTTTTTCCTGTGCTTCCTTCTTCTATACACATTCATAATTAAATAcagcataaatataaatatgattaaaaGCATAGAGTTTCGTCTACATTTGTAGACAAAATATTAAAGTAGTAAATCCaagattctttaaatttattttttagtacttTTTGTGCAGATAACATGTCCTTGATGATCTTGACTCTTGAGATATGTTTTTATACACTAGGTATATTACTGATGCCTCTTACTACcaactgctttttcttcttttttccccccaaaccctAGGTTGCTGCAAAGAAATACCGTGACTTTGACATTCCAGGAGAATTCTCAGGTGTCTGGCGCTATCTCCAGAATGCTTATGCCCGTGAAGAATTTACCCACACGTGTCCTGAagacaaagaaattgaaaataccTATGCAAGTGTGGCTAAACAGAAGAGTTAGAACAGCTCTTTCAGTAGaagaagttcatttgtttttcacttgttATCATATTAGACAGTTTCTTGGAAATAAGAATATGCAAAATATTGTTTCTTCTGTCCAACTCTTTTATGAAGAATgctatattttctgtctctagttAATCCAAACTATCTGCTCATTGTGTATTTTAAAGGTCTTCatgttttcacttaatttttaaaattcctattacACAACCACTGTAATCTTAAATGACATGGAAATCATAAAGATCTTTTGCTATTTGATTAAATTCCTAGAATGCAGAATGCATCATGTCAATAGATGGTTGAAGTTACAAATGACATATAGCCACAATCTCAAACTGTTCCTTAGAAACATTTCcatctaaatcattaaaaacaattttacgTTTTTGCTAGTTTAATACATGCATAAGTTTATTTATCATGTGAATAATGAATCAGAGAGTGAGCATATTAGAGAGGCAAAtcttaaaagaatgattttttaaaaatcagctctaGGAAGAGATCAAGATCAAGACCTAGAAATATGACTAACTCATAGTCAGAGATGAGAATATGAACCTTATGACCAGATTACATTGTTGTTAAATGAGCAAGCACTCATTAGATAAAACAtagtagtaattttttaaatattagaagcaAAAATATGGCAAAGTTGCAAAGGAAATTAGAtcttttattcaacagatataaGAAGGAAGCTAAGCAATTTGACTGACCAAAAGGTGTTGTTGTTATCCATTAAAGGATAAAGCAAACCATTCTTAAAGGATAATCAAAAATCTTtctatagaatttaaaatattccattactATATGAACTCAAATTTACATGTTAAAATACAATCAAATCactcaaatttgaaaacaaaggcTGAACTTAACTCTTGGTACTTAAGTCTTATCCAATTGCACAGGTATTGATATAGCTTAGAATAACCCTCCTAGGGAAAAGGATTATTATCTTCTTAAATCAATACAATTCAATTCAGTAACTacttattgagtacttactatgttattaactattatttagtttttttattcttcacaacaaccttatgaaatatgtaaagaaaagtCTGCCTCATGCCCAAGGAACAGTCCCTGTTTTCAGAAAACATGCAGTTCAATAATAGAGACAGGTATTAAACATGCAACTATAATACACGTGTTATGAAAAGAGTAAGTACAAGATTATATAACAGAAGTACATCCTTTTGTGTTCCCCCAGCCTGACCTCAAACAGTTCTACTTGGTCATAATGACTGGTAGTGGAAAGTATTCCTTGATTAGGCCTTTATTCTGTTCCTTGGGAGTAACTCTTTCAGTCTATCTTTATGTATGAATCTTGgtgttttcctttataaaaactTTCCTTTTATATTATCCCTTTTGGTAATATTTGAAGGTAGTATTTAAATAGTGGGCTGTAGTTTGGGACCGAGAAGATCTCTGGGCATACTTCTTATCCATGAAAGggatattttaaaatccacaaCCATCATATTTTCTATTAGTtcagacttatttttattttggcagtacatttttctaaaat is drawn from Camelus ferus isolate YT-003-E chromosome X, BCGSAC_Cfer_1.0, whole genome shotgun sequence and contains these coding sequences:
- the CLIC2 gene encoding chloride intracellular channel protein 2, translating into MAGPRPSSQADPEIELFVKAGSDGESIGSCPFCQRLFMILWLKGVKFNVTTVDMTRKPEELKDLAPGTNPPFLVYNKELKTDFIKIEEFLEQTLAPPRYPHLSPKNKESFDVGCNLFAKFSAYIKNTQKEANKNFEKSLLREFKRLDDYLNTPLLDEIDPDSAEELTVSRRLFLDGDQLTLADCSLLPKLNIIKVAAKKYRDFDIPGEFSGVWRYLQNAYAREEFTHTCPEDKEIENTYASVAKQKS